Proteins from one Oscillatoria nigro-viridis PCC 7112 genomic window:
- a CDS encoding peptidoglycan-binding domain-containing protein, with the protein MSQNLTASWNEAREVPSLLFGWSLCGLLVMGSIAPTPAAAQLPTSEQSNSNSPIAQTGAIVRPTLKLGSRGSEVIELQAALKLLGFYADTVDGIFSQSTARAVSQFQEAAGLPPDATVGQDTWNRLFPAAPSAILENPIANAPVTADNSEINPQAQPTNFPVLRRRMRGQAVRDLQERLRAKGFLRVSADGVFGPETQAAVKAAQRQYQLPADGIVGRATWEALLR; encoded by the coding sequence ATGTCCCAAAACTTGACAGCAAGCTGGAATGAAGCCCGCGAGGTTCCAAGTTTGCTCTTCGGCTGGAGTTTGTGCGGTTTATTGGTAATGGGATCGATCGCCCCTACTCCTGCTGCCGCACAGCTACCTACCTCCGAACAGAGTAACAGCAACAGCCCGATCGCTCAAACCGGTGCGATCGTCCGCCCCACGCTCAAATTGGGCAGCCGCGGCTCAGAAGTGATCGAACTCCAAGCTGCTCTTAAATTGTTGGGCTTTTACGCTGACACTGTAGACGGGATTTTCTCACAAAGCACCGCTAGAGCTGTGTCTCAGTTCCAGGAAGCAGCAGGCCTGCCTCCCGACGCCACAGTCGGTCAAGATACTTGGAACCGGCTGTTTCCGGCGGCTCCGAGCGCCATCCTCGAAAACCCGATCGCCAACGCTCCAGTAACTGCCGACAACTCAGAGATTAACCCCCAAGCGCAGCCAACCAATTTTCCGGTTTTAAGAAGACGAATGCGCGGGCAAGCAGTCAGAGATTTGCAAGAGCGGCTGCGGGCCAAGGGATTTTTGCGCGTGAGTGCTGACGGCGTGTTTGGCCCGGAAACTCAAGCTGCTGTCAAGGCGGCTCAGCGACAATATCAACTGCCAGCAGACGGCATTGTCGGCCGCGCAACTTGGGAAGCTCTGCTGCGTTGA
- a CDS encoding DUF1565 domain-containing protein produces the protein MRLAEQHKRLTEENPSRRVKSKFDRENPTPNSGSGTRIANQWGLFMLLNSQHSECKEKRSQKSCLSSCLLLVFAMTALCNHQPSVIAAGIPGVQLLSQTPQSDINILYVSSIGGSDTGGNGSDRAPFKTLTYALSVAPPKTAILLAPGTYSEQTGEKFPLMLRPSVTVQGNPNTRGQNIVIKGGGYFISPTSAGQNIAILGADGAGLSGVTVTNTNYRGYALWIESSSPTVVNNTFSGSTHDGISVVGTSRPTIGGNVFSKNGANGITIFGSSQPEVRDNVFENTGFGVNVAQNASPLLIGNKITRNKDGVVVQADARPVLRNNYIESNRRDGIVAISRSLPDLGTAAEPGGNVIRNNGQYDVNNAAKGQVIPAYGNQLSSSRTTGSVDVAGTFTPGPMGGSALQLRADRPPSIGGPDTSLPPYTPGRLSPRVERAPISPPAPVSRRPVQNRSTPPSAQLQQELSGRNAAASSVVPGAIAIPVPDPNYRSVSEISVQQPMIPPNFDSSSSVASEGRLPVPGRNIPIGRGGYVPAPLGGNSLPASENSPSFDLPSALGLRYRVVVDTDRPGDRQKMQSLVPGAFRSFASGRPVMQAGAFREREKAEELVQMLSANGLNARIEEIK, from the coding sequence GTGAGGTTAGCAGAACAACACAAAAGATTAACAGAAGAAAACCCCAGCAGGCGGGTGAAATCAAAGTTCGATCGCGAAAACCCGACACCGAACTCGGGAAGCGGAACTCGGATCGCAAATCAGTGGGGTTTATTTATGCTCCTAAACTCTCAACATAGCGAGTGCAAAGAAAAGCGATCGCAAAAATCTTGTTTGAGTTCTTGCCTTCTGCTCGTCTTTGCGATGACCGCCCTTTGCAACCATCAACCGTCAGTTATCGCTGCCGGGATACCGGGAGTGCAGCTACTTTCTCAGACGCCCCAGAGCGACATCAACATACTGTACGTCAGCTCGATCGGCGGCAGCGACACGGGGGGTAACGGCAGCGATCGAGCTCCGTTTAAAACCCTTACCTACGCCTTGAGCGTGGCCCCGCCCAAAACAGCGATTTTGCTAGCGCCCGGTACTTACAGCGAGCAAACCGGCGAAAAATTTCCATTAATGCTCAGGCCCAGCGTGACAGTTCAAGGAAATCCCAACACTCGCGGTCAGAATATTGTCATCAAAGGCGGAGGATACTTTATCAGTCCGACTTCGGCGGGTCAAAATATTGCGATTTTAGGCGCAGATGGGGCGGGACTCAGCGGGGTGACGGTGACGAATACCAACTATCGGGGTTACGCTTTGTGGATCGAATCGAGTTCTCCGACGGTTGTCAACAATACTTTTTCTGGGAGCACTCACGACGGAATTTCGGTAGTGGGTACTTCCAGGCCGACGATTGGCGGGAATGTTTTCTCGAAAAATGGAGCTAACGGCATTACGATTTTTGGGAGTTCCCAGCCGGAAGTTCGAGATAATGTGTTTGAAAACACGGGATTTGGGGTGAATGTAGCCCAGAACGCTTCGCCTCTGCTGATCGGCAACAAAATTACTCGCAATAAGGACGGCGTGGTGGTGCAAGCTGATGCTAGACCGGTGCTGCGTAACAATTATATCGAGAGTAACCGGCGGGACGGAATTGTGGCGATATCGAGATCTCTGCCGGATTTGGGAACTGCTGCCGAACCGGGGGGCAATGTCATTCGCAACAACGGTCAGTACGATGTGAACAATGCGGCCAAAGGTCAAGTAATCCCAGCTTACGGCAATCAATTGTCGAGCAGCCGGACGACGGGCTCGGTTGATGTGGCGGGAACTTTTACCCCTGGGCCAATGGGGGGAAGTGCTTTGCAGCTAAGGGCCGATCGACCTCCCAGCATCGGCGGCCCAGACACTTCTCTCCCGCCTTACACTCCCGGACGGCTAAGTCCCAGAGTTGAAAGAGCGCCAATTTCTCCGCCTGCGCCCGTTTCCAGGCGACCAGTGCAAAATCGATCGACACCGCCAAGCGCTCAGTTGCAGCAAGAACTTTCTGGGAGGAATGCCGCTGCTTCATCGGTAGTCCCAGGGGCGATCGCAATTCCGGTGCCCGATCCGAATTATCGATCGGTTTCGGAAATTTCGGTACAGCAACCAATGATTCCTCCCAATTTTGATAGTTCGAGTTCGGTTGCTTCCGAGGGTAGATTGCCGGTTCCGGGCCGCAACATTCCTATCGGAAGGGGCGGTTATGTACCTGCACCTTTAGGGGGGAATTCTTTGCCCGCTTCCGAGAATTCGCCCTCATTCGATCTACCGTCTGCTTTGGGTTTGCGCTATCGAGTTGTGGTGGATACCGACAGGCCCGGCGATCGACAAAAAATGCAATCCCTAGTTCCCGGTGCTTTTCGCAGTTTTGCCAGCGGGCGACCCGTGATGCAAGCCGGTGCTTTTCGGGAACGCGAAAAAGCTGAGGAATTGGTACAAATGCTCAGCGCTAACGGTTTGAATGCCCGAATTGAAGAAATTAAATGA
- a CDS encoding thiamine phosphate synthase → MTDKQNRTLPAQPALCRILDANLDRSREGLRIIEEWCRFGLNSADLAGECKQLRQELAAWHVAELRSARDTPADPGTELTHPQEEQRSSIQQLLEANFCRVEEALRVLEEYGKIYDRNMGAAFKQMRYRVYTLESDLLAYRRYQQLLRSQLYLVTSPRDNLMGVVEAALQGGLTLVQYRDKSSDDGVKLANARQLCELCHRYDALLIVNDRVDLAIAADADGVHLGQQDLPVAEARKLLGPGRIIGCSTTNGEEMQRAVDGGADYIGVGPVYSTPTKPDRQAAGLDYVRYAATKSPIPWFAIGGIDINNLDEVLNAGAQRVAAVRAIMEAEQPTLVTQFFISQLIRMQNLKAQKALHGKS, encoded by the coding sequence ATGACCGACAAACAAAACAGAACTTTACCGGCACAGCCAGCCCTCTGCCGGATTTTAGATGCAAATTTAGATCGATCGCGCGAAGGGTTGAGAATTATTGAAGAATGGTGCAGGTTTGGTCTCAACAGCGCTGATTTAGCTGGCGAGTGCAAGCAACTGCGTCAAGAATTGGCTGCTTGGCACGTCGCAGAACTTCGCAGTGCTAGGGATACGCCGGCAGATCCGGGTACGGAGTTGACTCACCCGCAGGAAGAGCAGCGTTCGAGCATTCAGCAGCTACTGGAGGCGAATTTCTGTCGGGTGGAAGAAGCTCTGCGGGTACTTGAAGAGTATGGCAAAATTTACGATCGGAATATGGGCGCGGCTTTTAAGCAGATGCGCTATCGGGTTTATACTCTCGAAAGCGATTTGCTGGCTTACCGGCGCTACCAGCAGTTACTTCGATCGCAGTTATACCTTGTAACTTCCCCGAGAGACAACTTGATGGGAGTTGTGGAAGCTGCTTTGCAAGGCGGACTGACTTTGGTGCAGTACCGCGACAAAAGCTCAGACGACGGGGTAAAGCTGGCTAACGCGCGCCAGCTTTGCGAACTTTGTCACCGCTACGATGCTTTGCTGATTGTGAACGATCGCGTGGATTTGGCGATCGCGGCGGATGCCGACGGCGTACACTTAGGACAGCAAGATTTGCCTGTAGCCGAAGCGCGCAAGTTGCTGGGCCCGGGACGCATCATCGGTTGTTCGACTACGAACGGCGAGGAAATGCAGCGAGCCGTTGATGGGGGAGCAGACTATATTGGAGTTGGGCCTGTTTATTCCACTCCTACTAAACCTGATAGACAGGCGGCGGGTTTGGACTATGTGCGGTATGCTGCTACTAAGTCACCGATTCCGTGGTTTGCGATCGGCGGAATTGATATCAACAACCTCGATGAAGTATTGAATGCCGGAGCTCAAAGGGTTGCCGCAGTACGCGCGATTATGGAAGCAGAACAGCCTACTTTAGTCACGCAGTTTTTCATCTCGCAGTTGATTCGGATGCAGAATCTCAAAGCTCAAAAAGCTTTGCACGGAAAAAGCTAG
- the thiS gene encoding sulfur carrier protein ThiS, giving the protein MINQIALQVNGETRNCAIDTPLPKLLEQLGLNPRLVAVEYNGEILHKQFWETTQMQEGDILEVVTIVGGG; this is encoded by the coding sequence ATGATAAATCAAATTGCGCTGCAAGTTAACGGAGAAACCCGCAATTGTGCGATCGACACACCGTTACCAAAATTACTAGAACAATTGGGATTAAACCCGCGCTTGGTGGCTGTGGAGTACAACGGGGAAATTCTGCACAAACAATTTTGGGAAACTACACAGATGCAAGAAGGCGACATCTTAGAAGTTGTCACAATTGTCGGAGGAGGCTAG
- the rpmA gene encoding 50S ribosomal protein L27, with product MAHKKGTGSTRNGRDSNSQRLGVKKYGGQVVKAGNILIRQRGTKVHPGNNVGIGRDDTLFALVDGVVTFERKGKTRKKVSIYPVVAAPVAEPVAV from the coding sequence ATGGCCCACAAGAAAGGTACAGGCAGTACACGTAACGGACGCGATTCTAATTCTCAGCGTCTGGGTGTCAAAAAGTACGGCGGTCAAGTTGTCAAAGCTGGCAACATTTTGATCCGCCAACGCGGCACTAAAGTTCACCCCGGTAACAATGTTGGTATCGGCAGAGATGATACTCTGTTTGCTTTGGTTGACGGTGTGGTGACTTTTGAAAGAAAAGGCAAAACTCGCAAGAAAGTCAGCATTTATCCTGTTGTAGCAGCACCTGTGGCTGAGCCCGTAGCAGTTTAA
- the rplU gene encoding 50S ribosomal protein L21, with amino-acid sequence MTYAIIETGGKQFRVEPGRFYDIELLHVEAESKVTIDKVFLIQHEGEVHIGQPLVENATVEGTVLRHFRGRKVLVYKMKPKKKTRKKKGHRQETTRFMIDSISVNGTVLAARDLTQAVVETPQIAETDSE; translated from the coding sequence ATGACTTACGCAATCATTGAAACCGGCGGCAAACAATTTCGGGTAGAACCAGGCCGCTTCTACGACATCGAACTGCTTCACGTTGAAGCTGAATCCAAAGTCACCATAGACAAAGTATTTCTGATCCAGCACGAAGGCGAGGTTCATATCGGTCAGCCTTTAGTAGAAAATGCCACTGTAGAAGGAACGGTTCTGCGGCATTTCCGGGGCCGCAAAGTCCTCGTCTACAAGATGAAGCCGAAAAAGAAAACTCGGAAGAAAAAAGGGCACCGTCAAGAAACAACTCGCTTTATGATTGACTCGATTAGCGTCAACGGTACAGTCTTAGCCGCCAGAGACTTAACTCAAGCAGTTGTGGAAACTCCCCAAATCGCCGAAACTGATTCAGAATAA
- a CDS encoding NACHT domain-containing protein, giving the protein MANRIWKFLNTDLKELCSAEAAEGIGEAGKTAAELAKMFKEQGLDNSNLLLEVLNSPLAQVVGTGLPFVGMAAKLVAFFMEKTQQQPTLAECIFLVSQAAYLESFKDVLGQDASLLNRIGQTPVSDGVKQLLKKLADLEFNDKAAKETVICFRDSRLATEFNLVLSERLQQAGLNADEAQILTKRVAANTHRYLIQAWAVSGEAIKHLGQPSISEWREEQEKYHSIDKYLQEQIASLPLKPVFTTENFSFKDIYVPLKARPIDKNGAVNKRATAFDLESWAKQLLADENKQNLVMFVEAGPGRGKSVFCRMFAEWVRQDLHPVWTPVLIRLRDIPKLQKNFRETLKDAVTAGFASDDCWLTDRNTRYLFFLDGFDELLMEGRSSGGLEQFLKQVGQFQQHCQQNSDMGHRVLITGRTIALQGIERQMPDNLERVEIQVMDDGLQQQWLSKWEAQFGAEKTSAFQQFLQDKCCPQNVKSELSREPLLLYLLAAMHRDKILKIEDFQGTNSIQAKILIYNKTVNWVLTEQRSKLLNRNLTELETEDLRRILTEAGLCVVQSGGECAPVAMIEKRLREDNSVKALLEEAQKRIGDNPLRNALAVFYLQQGSKEGSVEFVHKSFGEFLCAERLKESLQEWTEPGKKGKGFNTKDSDMDWEIYDLLGYGGLTREIVEYLMGLLTTPAGPDEENQFRPVELFQRLEYFYQRWCEGEFIDMLPESLPQKKMRLLRDQLKTQELGQRQVDVYAGLNVMILLLELHRYGQERDELKDKMVFYPCGEPNAEGKLDDASRLLRLIGYSCCIGYFGFLETVGRFFSGGYLSGADLSGADLTDADLRRANLSGANLSGAYLIRTNLSGANLSYAYLSRAYLSGADLRRANLSYADLSDTKTLSGADLSGADLRRANLSYAYLSGADLSGANLSGANLSSVYLGYAYLSDRTFGDVKWDENTKWEDVVDLDTAVDVPEALRRQLGME; this is encoded by the coding sequence ATGGCAAATCGCATTTGGAAATTCTTAAATACCGATCTCAAAGAACTGTGTTCCGCCGAAGCAGCGGAGGGAATCGGAGAAGCTGGGAAAACAGCCGCCGAATTGGCAAAAATGTTCAAAGAACAAGGGCTGGACAATAGCAATTTGCTGCTAGAGGTTTTGAACTCTCCCTTAGCTCAAGTTGTCGGAACTGGATTGCCATTTGTCGGGATGGCGGCGAAACTGGTGGCGTTTTTTATGGAAAAAACTCAACAGCAGCCGACTTTAGCTGAGTGCATTTTCCTCGTCAGTCAGGCGGCTTATCTGGAAAGTTTTAAGGATGTTCTTGGACAAGACGCAAGTTTGTTAAATCGCATCGGGCAAACTCCGGTTTCCGATGGAGTTAAGCAGTTGCTTAAAAAATTGGCGGATTTGGAATTTAACGATAAAGCAGCCAAAGAAACTGTTATTTGCTTCCGCGATTCGAGGTTAGCCACGGAATTTAACCTAGTGCTATCAGAACGGCTGCAACAAGCCGGACTCAATGCCGATGAAGCTCAAATTTTGACTAAGAGAGTTGCTGCTAATACTCACCGCTATTTGATCCAAGCTTGGGCAGTTTCCGGCGAAGCAATTAAACATCTCGGACAGCCTTCTATCAGCGAATGGCGGGAGGAACAGGAGAAATATCACAGCATTGACAAATACCTGCAAGAACAGATTGCCTCTCTACCGCTAAAACCCGTATTTACTACAGAAAATTTCTCATTCAAGGATATCTACGTGCCTCTGAAGGCAAGGCCAATTGATAAAAATGGCGCGGTTAATAAGCGTGCAACAGCATTTGATTTAGAAAGTTGGGCAAAGCAATTGCTTGCAGATGAAAACAAACAAAATCTGGTGATGTTCGTCGAAGCTGGGCCCGGACGTGGTAAAAGCGTTTTTTGTCGGATGTTTGCTGAGTGGGTGCGGCAAGATTTGCATCCAGTTTGGACGCCCGTGTTAATTCGACTGCGAGATATTCCTAAATTGCAAAAGAATTTTCGAGAAACGCTAAAAGATGCAGTTACTGCTGGTTTTGCTAGCGATGACTGCTGGTTGACAGATAGAAACACGCGATATTTGTTTTTCTTGGATGGCTTTGACGAGTTGCTGATGGAGGGGAGAAGCAGCGGCGGTTTAGAGCAATTTCTCAAGCAAGTAGGACAATTTCAGCAGCATTGTCAGCAGAATTCGGACATGGGACACCGGGTTTTGATTACTGGCAGAACTATAGCTTTGCAAGGAATTGAAAGGCAAATGCCTGATAACTTGGAGCGAGTCGAAATTCAGGTGATGGATGACGGGCTACAGCAACAGTGGTTGAGCAAGTGGGAAGCCCAATTTGGGGCGGAAAAAACCTCAGCTTTTCAGCAGTTTTTGCAAGATAAATGCTGTCCACAGAATGTAAAATCAGAACTCTCGCGAGAGCCGCTCTTGCTTTATCTGTTAGCGGCGATGCACCGGGACAAAATCTTGAAAATTGAGGATTTTCAAGGAACTAACAGCATTCAAGCAAAAATTTTGATTTACAACAAAACTGTGAATTGGGTACTCACTGAACAGCGGTCTAAATTGCTCAATCGCAATTTGACCGAACTGGAAACAGAAGATTTACGGCGCATCCTGACAGAAGCAGGGTTATGCGTGGTGCAGTCGGGAGGGGAATGCGCTCCTGTAGCGATGATTGAGAAGCGATTGAGAGAAGACAACTCGGTTAAAGCATTACTTGAAGAAGCACAAAAACGGATTGGCGATAATCCTCTGAGAAATGCTTTGGCGGTTTTTTATCTTCAGCAAGGCAGTAAAGAAGGTTCTGTGGAGTTTGTACACAAGAGTTTTGGTGAATTTTTGTGTGCGGAACGGTTGAAAGAAAGTTTGCAAGAGTGGACGGAACCGGGAAAGAAAGGTAAAGGATTTAATACTAAAGACTCTGATATGGACTGGGAGATTTATGATTTGTTGGGTTATGGGGGGCTGACGCGAGAAATTGTGGAATATTTGATGGGGTTGTTAACAACTCCGGCTGGTCCAGACGAGGAAAATCAGTTTCGCCCTGTGGAGTTATTCCAGCGTTTGGAATATTTTTATCAGCGGTGGTGCGAGGGGGAATTTATTGATATGCTGCCGGAAAGTTTGCCTCAGAAGAAGATGCGCCTACTGCGAGATCAATTGAAAACCCAAGAATTGGGACAGCGACAAGTCGATGTTTATGCTGGTTTGAATGTGATGATTTTGCTGTTGGAGTTGCACCGTTACGGTCAGGAGAGAGATGAATTGAAAGACAAAATGGTGTTTTATCCTTGCGGGGAACCTAATGCTGAAGGTAAACTTGACGATGCAAGTCGGTTGTTGCGCCTCATCGGTTATAGCTGTTGTATTGGGTATTTTGGCTTTCTCGAAACAGTTGGGAGATTCTTCAGCGGCGGATACCTCAGCGGTGCAGACCTCAGCGGCGCAGACCTCACCGACGCAGACCTCCGCCGCGCAAACCTCAGCGGCGCAAACCTCAGCGGCGCATACCTTATTCGCACAAACCTCAGCGGCGCAAACCTCAGCTACGCATACCTCAGCCGCGCATACCTCAGCGGCGCAGACCTCCGTCGCGCAAACCTCAGCTACGCAGACCTCAGCGACACAAAAACCCTCAGCGGCGCAGACCTCAGCGGTGCAGACCTCCGTCGCGCAAACCTCAGCTACGCATACCTCAGCGGCGCAGACCTCAGCGGCGCAAACCTCAGCGGCGCAAACCTAAGCAGCGTATACCTCGGCTACGCATACCTCAGCGATCGCACTTTTGGCGATGTCAAATGGGATGAAAATACAAAGTGGGAGGATGTTGTAGATTTGGATACAGCCGTTGATGTTCCAGAAGCGTTAAGGCGACAGCTAGGAATGGAGTAG
- a CDS encoding glutathione S-transferase C-terminal domain-containing protein: protein MWGGPDSPRTWLEFEHPTIADAAIYPYIALARDGKIELDAYPNVLNWIDRVKQLSGYIPMLGI from the coding sequence TTGTGGGGTGGGCCCGATAGTCCGCGCACTTGGCTAGAGTTTGAGCATCCCACGATCGCAGATGCGGCAATCTATCCCTATATCGCTCTAGCGAGAGATGGCAAGATTGAACTCGATGCTTATCCCAATGTTTTAAATTGGATCGATCGGGTGAAGCAACTCTCTGGTTATATTCCCATGTTGGGAATCTAG
- a CDS encoding pyridoxamine 5'-phosphate oxidase family protein, whose product MPRQFGKIAFTPAVKAMQEKMGSRENYERFVAKGADNNSINPDLEQFISSMEGFYLGTVSSNGYPYIQFRGGKAGFLKILDPRTLGFADFRGNVQYISVGNLAENDKAFLFLMDYRHRRRLKILGRARVVEDDPVILARVRDTDYDATVERAIVFEIEGWDWNCPQHIPIRYSETEVEAMQTRIRELEKLLAAKNPNNVNTPDPQAPIN is encoded by the coding sequence ATGCCTCGTCAATTTGGTAAGATCGCTTTTACTCCCGCAGTCAAAGCCATGCAAGAAAAAATGGGTTCCCGCGAGAACTACGAACGCTTTGTGGCTAAAGGTGCAGATAATAATTCCATCAATCCCGATCTAGAGCAATTTATTTCCAGTATGGAAGGATTTTATCTAGGCACTGTGAGTTCTAATGGCTATCCCTACATTCAGTTTCGCGGCGGGAAAGCAGGATTTTTAAAGATTCTCGATCCGAGAACTTTGGGATTTGCGGATTTTCGTGGCAATGTGCAATATATCTCTGTGGGAAATCTTGCTGAAAATGATAAAGCATTTTTGTTCCTAATGGATTACCGTCATCGCCGGCGCCTCAAGATTCTCGGTCGCGCCCGCGTTGTGGAAGACGATCCAGTAATACTTGCCCGAGTTCGGGATACAGACTATGATGCAACTGTGGAAAGAGCGATCGTATTTGAAATTGAAGGCTGGGATTGGAACTGTCCGCAGCATATTCCGATTCGCTATTCTGAAACGGAAGTAGAAGCAATGCAGACCAGAATTAGAGAGTTGGAGAAACTTTTAGCAGCTAAAAACCCTAATAACGTAAATACTCCCGATCCACAGGCGCCCATCAATTAA
- a CDS encoding DUF3122 domain-containing protein: MKKPYCWRRTLTIISLCLYLILAVSPPAFASIHKYPETAETVMFRSVQSLRDTDDKAWQVVLYKRVKSGVVKSLNLRLVGFPGTEIQHHVPLKVAAGKHEIGKANDIWNESDLPINVGEYDFKSIITQVESNRPLRLNLPVKNQKETELLVPPFAVREWRLLLDRN, translated from the coding sequence ATGAAAAAACCTTATTGTTGGCGTAGAACTTTAACTATTATTAGCTTGTGCTTGTATCTAATCTTAGCGGTTAGCCCGCCCGCTTTCGCGTCGATTCACAAATATCCAGAAACTGCCGAAACAGTAATGTTTCGCTCCGTACAAAGCTTGCGCGATACTGATGACAAAGCATGGCAAGTTGTTTTGTACAAGCGAGTCAAGTCGGGAGTAGTAAAGTCTTTAAATCTGAGATTAGTAGGATTTCCCGGAACAGAAATTCAGCACCATGTCCCCCTGAAAGTTGCGGCGGGCAAGCACGAAATTGGCAAGGCTAATGATATTTGGAACGAGTCTGATTTGCCAATTAATGTCGGAGAATACGATTTTAAATCAATAATTACACAAGTGGAAAGTAATCGACCTTTGCGGTTGAATTTGCCCGTTAAAAATCAAAAAGAAACAGAATTGCTGGTTCCTCCTTTTGCTGTGAGAGAATGGCGGCTGTTGTTAGACAGAAACTAA
- a CDS encoding c-type cytochrome yields MISLKNLKKNLTAFLLILTLAFVEIATNSQIAIADTATNPATAAEVFTANCAGCHINGSNIIRRGKNLKQKALKKYGMDSIANISNLVTNGKGIMPAYKNRLSEQQIIDVSAYVLSQAETDWK; encoded by the coding sequence ATGATTTCGCTAAAAAACTTAAAAAAAAATCTCACCGCCTTTCTATTGATCCTGACACTGGCATTTGTAGAAATCGCCACTAATTCCCAAATTGCGATCGCAGATACAGCTACAAATCCCGCAACCGCAGCCGAAGTCTTCACCGCCAACTGTGCAGGCTGTCACATCAACGGCAGCAACATTATCAGGCGCGGCAAAAACTTGAAACAAAAAGCATTAAAAAAATACGGCATGGATTCCATCGCCAACATTTCCAACTTAGTAACCAACGGCAAAGGTATTATGCCCGCTTACAAAAATCGTTTGTCGGAACAACAAATTATCGATGTTTCAGCTTACGTGCTATCCCAAGCCGAAACCGATTGGAAATAA